From Chlamydiota bacterium, a single genomic window includes:
- a CDS encoding adenylate/guanylate cyclase domain-containing protein has translation MKTRQVAFLTVLLSLALVALLSRTAFFRIYEAKTVDSRFAWRYRLRGPRPNRSIALVGIDDQTLAALGGRWPIAWRWHALLLEALSEKLPALVAYNVLFLPASGQDAGDETDLAEATRRLGDVVYPYYFDFETTEGGDGDPLLRNAIPAGRDALSSLPRAAAAMLPIRPLAACAALGFANAPGDEEDGVMRRVPLLLRFGDRVYPSFCLMAALRYFNVEPSRVRFSPGGRIDFDPPGGPPVSIPIDRSGAMRIDYAAREEDFSRSVFSQVLQSYALRARGAPAAVDLADFEGKLVLVGVTATGVIESYSKPTPLAPESPLLSVYANAIATILSRSFPTAPSPRAAAALLLLLAALAAVVSISFRAGASLALSMLFLAVYLAAAYAVFIAAAVILPVVPGVLTVAFVYTLVTSFRYATEERQRRFYRGVLGKYLSRNVMEELLRNPGGLRLGGERRELTVMFADVKQFSAFCEKSAVEEIAPRLNELHDRMTRLIWKHDGTLDKYIGDGIMAFWGAPLPQEDHAARAVCAALEMRDELRRMGEEARLRGADSFSMGIGLNTGTVVVGNMGSNDFWDYTVLGDEVNLAARVEALTRAYGVDIIVTESTRRRVEGLVETRLLGEATVKGKERPAVLHELLGRAAEKPTDGR, from the coding sequence ATGAAAACCCGGCAGGTCGCCTTCCTCACGGTGCTGCTCAGCCTCGCCCTGGTCGCGCTCCTCTCCAGGACCGCCTTCTTCAGGATCTACGAGGCCAAGACCGTCGACTCCCGCTTCGCCTGGCGGTACCGGTTGCGGGGCCCCCGCCCGAACCGGTCCATCGCCCTCGTCGGGATCGACGACCAGACCCTCGCCGCCCTCGGCGGCCGCTGGCCGATCGCCTGGCGCTGGCACGCCCTCCTGCTGGAGGCCCTCTCCGAAAAGCTCCCCGCGCTGGTCGCCTACAACGTCCTCTTCCTCCCCGCGAGCGGGCAGGACGCCGGCGACGAGACGGACCTCGCCGAGGCGACCCGCCGGCTCGGGGACGTCGTCTACCCCTACTACTTCGACTTCGAGACAACGGAGGGCGGAGACGGCGACCCCCTCCTCCGGAACGCGATCCCCGCCGGCCGGGACGCCCTCTCCTCCCTCCCCCGCGCCGCCGCGGCGATGCTCCCGATCCGACCGCTCGCCGCCTGCGCCGCCCTCGGCTTCGCCAACGCGCCGGGGGATGAGGAGGACGGCGTGATGCGGCGCGTGCCGCTCCTCCTCCGTTTCGGCGACCGCGTCTACCCGTCGTTCTGCCTGATGGCGGCGCTCCGCTACTTCAACGTCGAGCCCTCCCGGGTGCGCTTCTCGCCCGGGGGGCGCATCGACTTCGACCCCCCCGGCGGACCGCCGGTGTCGATCCCGATCGACCGGTCCGGGGCGATGCGGATCGACTACGCCGCCCGCGAGGAGGACTTCTCGCGGAGCGTCTTCTCCCAGGTGCTCCAGTCGTACGCCCTCCGCGCAAGGGGCGCCCCCGCGGCCGTGGATCTGGCCGATTTCGAGGGGAAACTCGTCCTCGTCGGCGTCACCGCCACGGGGGTGATCGAGTCGTACTCGAAGCCGACGCCGCTCGCGCCCGAAAGCCCCCTCCTCTCCGTCTACGCGAACGCGATCGCGACGATCCTCTCCCGCTCGTTCCCGACCGCCCCGTCCCCGCGCGCCGCCGCGGCGCTGCTGCTCCTTCTCGCCGCGCTCGCGGCGGTAGTCTCGATCTCGTTCAGGGCGGGCGCGAGCCTCGCGCTCTCCATGCTCTTCCTCGCGGTCTACCTCGCGGCCGCCTACGCCGTCTTCATCGCCGCCGCCGTGATTCTGCCGGTCGTGCCCGGGGTCCTGACGGTGGCCTTCGTCTACACGCTCGTCACATCGTTCCGCTACGCGACCGAGGAGCGCCAGCGCAGGTTCTACCGCGGGGTGCTGGGGAAATACCTCTCCCGGAACGTGATGGAGGAGCTTCTGCGGAACCCCGGGGGGCTGCGGCTCGGCGGGGAGCGCCGCGAGCTCACGGTGATGTTCGCCGATGTCAAGCAGTTCAGCGCCTTCTGCGAGAAGAGCGCGGTGGAGGAGATCGCCCCGCGCCTGAACGAGCTGCACGACCGGATGACCCGTCTCATCTGGAAGCACGACGGCACGCTGGACAAGTACATCGGGGACGGTATCATGGCGTTCTGGGGGGCGCCGCTCCCGCAGGAGGACCACGCCGCCCGGGCGGTTTGTGCCGCGCTCGAGATGCGCGACGAGCTGCGGCGGATGGGGGAGGAGGCGCGGCTGCGCGGCGCCGATTCGTTCTCGATGGGGATCGGCCTCAACACCGGGACGGTGGTCGTCGGGAATATGGGGTCGAACGACTTCTGGGACTACACGGTTCTCGGCGACGAGGTGAACCTCGCCGCGCGCGTCGAGGCGCTCACGCGCGCCTACGGCGTCGACATCATCGTCACCGAGTCGACCCGCCGCAGGGTCGAGGGGCTCGTCGAGACGCGCCTCCTCGGCGAGGCGACCGTCAAGGGCAAGGAGAGACCGGCGGTGCTGCACGAACTGCTCGGCCGCGCGGCGGAGAAACCGACGGATGGACGCTGA
- the folE gene encoding GTP cyclohydrolase I FolE has product MRETLRSWLRELGEDPDREGLRQTPERLRQAWSFLTGGYREDIAAILSAEISTDICDEMVLLKGVELLSICEHHLLPFYGCCHIAYLPDRKMLGLGRIARLVDAFARRLQIQERLTTQIADAIQEHLRPKGVAVVIEARHLCMVLHGAEKGHSRAVTSAMRGCFRTRQETRMEFLNLIGHSEPR; this is encoded by the coding sequence ATGCGGGAGACGCTGAGGAGCTGGCTCAGGGAGCTCGGCGAGGACCCCGACCGCGAGGGGCTCCGACAGACCCCCGAGCGTCTCCGGCAGGCCTGGTCGTTCCTCACCGGCGGCTACCGCGAGGATATCGCCGCCATCCTCTCCGCGGAGATCAGCACCGACATCTGCGACGAGATGGTGCTCTTGAAGGGGGTCGAGCTGCTGAGCATCTGCGAACACCATCTGCTCCCGTTCTACGGCTGCTGCCACATCGCCTACCTTCCCGACCGGAAGATGCTCGGCCTCGGGCGGATCGCGCGCCTCGTCGACGCGTTCGCGCGCCGTCTCCAGATACAGGAGCGGCTCACGACCCAGATCGCGGACGCCATCCAGGAACACCTCCGGCCGAAGGGGGTGGCGGTGGTGATCGAGGCGCGCCACCTGTGCATGGTGCTCCACGGCGCCGAGAAGGGGCACTCGCGGGCGGTCACCTCCGCGATGCGGGGCTGCTTCCGCACGCGGCAGGAGACGCGGATGGAGTTTCTGAACCTCATCGGACATTCCGAGCCCCGTTGA
- a CDS encoding divalent-cation tolerance protein CutA, with amino-acid sequence MITCDKTGEARRIARRLVQARLAACASVYPKGESIYRWRGVVERAREHLVLAKARLDALPRLVEEVKRIHSYEVPEIAAFPLVGGSGEYLEWLTEELCAKKSRR; translated from the coding sequence ATGATCACCTGCGACAAGACCGGCGAGGCGCGGCGGATCGCGCGCCGTCTCGTGCAGGCGCGTCTCGCGGCCTGCGCCAGCGTGTACCCGAAGGGCGAATCGATCTACCGCTGGAGGGGCGTTGTGGAGCGCGCCCGCGAGCATCTGGTGCTCGCCAAGGCGCGTCTCGACGCGCTCCCGCGCCTGGTGGAGGAGGTCAAGAGGATCCACAGTTACGAGGTGCCCGAGATCGCCGCGTTCCCCCTCGTCGGGGGAAGCGGGGAGTATCTGGAATGGCTCACGGAGGAGTTATGCGCGAAAAAGTCGAGAAGGTGA
- a CDS encoding FecR domain-containing protein codes for MTAGRAVRGAMRRLCAATVAGALAAAAQAAPRAPDGVSLVKIHRQAERLNPPSAAWVPAAAGTSLAAADSLRTLNNSYADLQLDPPNRFRLKENSVLKVERLFGESRDPDGSVVRLTDLGLLKGEIIARLDKLPAGARLTLRSPVAVAAVRGTGFAMSVAADGETTGVAVADGSVRVEALGEPDKHVTVFPDRRTTVAPWARAILRAKGTGLPPRRLLLKRLGDPAVPLKDAKGLLDRLSRPSADLTGLALSGKGRAAAPAGIADPAEAEGWARAEARRRAQRELAGKLETLMLSGNETVGDLMERDPKISRRLLDAALDAPVSAEDYSAAERAASVCLEFPLDAVPRITGRDLAQAWRGIAPLPQADYAALFGGFIRLAAERAAAVDAYRRLAEKIHGTVVTSSTTLRDFAVADDRVDIAVNGLVQGAEEVAKTYYSDGSIDVTLEIGGATLKEGLASIPGLSLGAQYLASPAALDADDCIRLLGLGGI; via the coding sequence ATGACCGCGGGACGGGCGGTGAGGGGCGCGATGCGGCGGCTGTGCGCCGCGACTGTCGCCGGGGCGCTGGCTGCGGCGGCGCAGGCCGCTCCCCGCGCGCCGGACGGCGTCTCCCTCGTCAAGATCCACCGGCAGGCGGAGCGCCTGAATCCCCCCTCCGCCGCGTGGGTCCCCGCGGCCGCGGGGACGTCGCTCGCGGCCGCCGACTCGCTCCGGACGCTCAACAACTCCTACGCCGACCTCCAGCTCGATCCCCCCAACCGTTTCCGTCTCAAGGAGAATTCGGTGCTGAAGGTGGAGCGCCTCTTCGGGGAGTCGCGGGACCCGGACGGCTCGGTGGTGCGCCTGACGGACCTCGGGCTCCTGAAGGGCGAAATCATCGCCCGCCTCGACAAGCTGCCCGCCGGCGCGCGGCTCACCCTGAGATCGCCGGTCGCCGTCGCCGCGGTCCGCGGGACCGGATTCGCCATGTCGGTCGCGGCGGACGGGGAGACGACCGGCGTCGCCGTCGCCGACGGGAGCGTGCGCGTCGAGGCGCTCGGGGAGCCGGACAAGCACGTGACGGTTTTCCCCGACCGGCGCACGACGGTTGCCCCGTGGGCGCGCGCGATTCTGCGCGCCAAGGGGACGGGGCTCCCCCCCCGCCGCCTCCTCCTCAAGCGCCTCGGCGACCCGGCCGTCCCGCTGAAGGACGCCAAGGGGCTTCTCGACCGGCTCTCCCGTCCGTCGGCCGATCTCACGGGCCTCGCGCTTTCCGGGAAGGGCCGCGCCGCGGCCCCGGCCGGCATCGCCGATCCGGCGGAGGCCGAGGGGTGGGCGAGGGCGGAGGCGCGGCGCCGGGCGCAGAGGGAACTCGCCGGCAAGCTCGAAACGCTGATGCTCTCCGGGAACGAGACGGTCGGCGACCTGATGGAGAGGGACCCGAAGATCTCCCGCCGCCTCCTCGACGCGGCGCTCGACGCCCCCGTCTCGGCGGAGGACTACTCGGCGGCGGAGCGGGCGGCGTCGGTGTGCCTGGAGTTTCCGCTCGACGCGGTGCCCAGGATCACCGGGAGGGATCTGGCGCAGGCGTGGAGAGGGATCGCGCCGCTGCCGCAGGCCGACTACGCCGCCCTGTTCGGGGGGTTCATCCGCCTCGCCGCGGAGCGGGCGGCGGCGGTGGACGCCTACCGGCGGCTGGCGGAGAAGATCCACGGCACCGTGGTGACCTCGTCCACCACCCTGCGGGATTTCGCGGTCGCCGACGACCGGGTCGACATCGCCGTGAACGGCCTGGTGCAGGGCGCGGAGGAGGTGGCGAAGACGTACTACTCCGACGGCTCGATCGACGTGACGCTCGAGATCGGGGGCGCAACGCTGAAGGAGGGGCTCGCCTCGATCCCGGGGCTTTCCCTCGGCGCGCAGTACCTGGCCTCACCCGCCGCGCTCGACGCGGACGACTGTATCCGGCTCCTCGGCCTCGGCGGGATCTGA
- a CDS encoding SpoIIE family protein phosphatase has product MDADTPPLKDRIAELGALQEQLRISNQRVANLSALVEISKIINSTLDLDTLLTMIMEIIKQVLNAESGSLMLLDERGDELLYRVALGEKGSRLKERFRLKIGQGIAGWVAAHGEPLLVPDAARDARFYGAPDKTLNHRTRSILCVPLRGQGKLLGVLEAINSKSPGGFTPDDLSLFLAFASQAAVAIESARMHERLLEKQRVEQELKIANQIQRNFLPSSFPKPAGARVYARTVPAWETGGDFYDVVELGPRRLGVVVGDVSGKGVPAALYMVQVLSEFRFRASAADGTDAVLGRLNDGLLVHGTSGMFVTLVYAIVDAAARLLSFSSAGHLPMLWRRSGGGTELLEGPSGMPLGISAGVRYPMHTVALGRGDLLFLYTDGIIEARDRKGREFGIARLKNILGGPAAGPEAAVRRVMRRVETFSRGVPQYDDLTALALRMG; this is encoded by the coding sequence ATGGACGCTGACACCCCTCCCCTGAAGGACCGGATCGCCGAGCTCGGGGCGCTCCAGGAGCAGCTCCGGATCTCGAACCAGCGGGTCGCGAACCTGTCCGCGCTGGTCGAGATCAGCAAGATCATCAACTCCACGCTCGACCTCGACACGCTGCTCACGATGATCATGGAGATCATCAAGCAGGTGCTGAACGCCGAGAGCGGGTCGCTGATGCTCCTCGACGAGCGGGGCGACGAGCTCCTCTACCGCGTCGCGCTGGGCGAGAAGGGGTCGCGGCTGAAGGAGCGGTTTCGTCTGAAGATCGGCCAGGGCATCGCCGGATGGGTGGCGGCGCACGGCGAGCCGCTCCTCGTCCCGGACGCGGCCCGGGACGCCCGTTTCTACGGGGCCCCCGACAAAACGCTCAACCACCGGACCCGCTCGATCCTCTGTGTCCCGTTGCGCGGCCAGGGGAAATTGCTCGGGGTGCTCGAGGCGATAAACTCCAAGAGCCCCGGCGGCTTCACCCCCGACGACCTGTCGCTCTTCCTCGCCTTCGCGAGCCAGGCCGCCGTCGCCATCGAGAGCGCCCGGATGCACGAGCGGCTGCTCGAGAAGCAGCGGGTCGAGCAGGAGCTCAAGATCGCCAACCAGATCCAGCGCAACTTCCTCCCCTCCTCGTTCCCGAAACCCGCGGGGGCGCGCGTCTACGCCAGGACCGTCCCCGCCTGGGAGACGGGGGGGGATTTCTACGATGTCGTGGAGCTTGGCCCCCGGCGGCTGGGCGTCGTGGTCGGGGACGTCTCGGGGAAAGGGGTCCCGGCCGCGCTGTACATGGTGCAGGTGCTCAGCGAGTTCCGCTTCAGGGCTTCGGCCGCCGACGGGACGGACGCCGTGCTCGGCCGGTTGAACGACGGGCTGCTCGTGCACGGCACCAGCGGGATGTTCGTCACGCTCGTCTACGCGATCGTGGACGCCGCGGCGCGTCTCCTCTCCTTCAGCAGCGCGGGCCACCTGCCGATGCTCTGGAGGAGGAGCGGGGGCGGGACGGAGCTCCTCGAGGGGCCGTCGGGGATGCCGCTCGGCATCTCCGCCGGCGTGCGCTACCCGATGCACACCGTCGCGCTCGGCAGGGGGGACCTGCTGTTCCTCTACACCGACGGGATCATCGAGGCGCGGGACAGGAAGGGGCGCGAGTTCGGCATTGCGCGGCTCAAAAACATCCTCGGCGGTCCCGCGGCGGGGCCGGAGGCGGCGGTGCGGCGCGTGATGCGGCGGGTCGAGACGTTCTCGCGCGGCGTACCTCAGTACGACGATCTCACGGCACTGGCACTGCGAATGGGGTGA
- a CDS encoding NifU family protein has translation MREKVEKVIREEIAPMLGAHGGSVALVEVTAEGVVRVRLAGACAGCPGARMTLSNVVESALRNRVPEIKGIEAVD, from the coding sequence ATGCGCGAAAAAGTCGAGAAGGTGATCAGGGAGGAGATCGCGCCGATGCTCGGCGCCCACGGCGGAAGCGTGGCGCTGGTCGAGGTGACGGCGGAGGGCGTGGTTCGGGTGCGGCTCGCCGGCGCCTGCGCCGGCTGCCCCGGGGCGAGGATGACGCTGTCGAACGTCGTGGAGTCCGCCTTGCGGAACCGGGTTCCCGAGATCAAGGGGATCGAGGCGGTGGACTGA
- a CDS encoding HesA/MoeB/ThiF family protein: MVRSRLDDKTRPPTLALRDVAAIAAATGATRREVEISALAGGAVPRRYLRLVGTLGVEGLLALRRARVAVVGAGGLGGAVVEHLARFGVGELVVADADLFSEDNLNRQLLCDEGNIGEGKAAAAARRAGCVNSAVEILPHRLFVDDTNADALFAGCRLVVDALDEIPSRLVLQRAAARCGIPFIHGAVAGWIGELMTVFPGDPGLEALYGGEGPASRKGIEVELGVSTPTPAAVAAMQAAEAVKIIAGIGEPVRNRVLFIDLAAGTTCSVPLGPGGGAG; the protein is encoded by the coding sequence ATGGTGCGGTCCCGCCTTGACGACAAGACCCGCCCCCCCACGCTCGCGCTCCGCGACGTCGCGGCGATCGCCGCCGCGACGGGTGCGACACGGCGGGAGGTGGAGATCTCCGCGCTCGCAGGCGGCGCGGTTCCCCGCAGGTACCTCCGCCTCGTCGGCACCCTCGGCGTGGAGGGGCTGCTCGCCCTGCGCCGGGCGCGCGTGGCGGTCGTGGGGGCGGGGGGGCTGGGAGGCGCGGTCGTCGAGCACCTCGCCCGTTTCGGCGTCGGGGAGCTCGTGGTGGCGGACGCGGACCTCTTCTCCGAGGACAACCTCAATCGCCAGCTTCTCTGCGACGAGGGGAACATCGGGGAGGGCAAGGCCGCCGCGGCGGCGCGGCGGGCGGGGTGCGTCAACTCAGCCGTCGAAATCCTTCCCCACCGCCTGTTCGTGGACGACACCAACGCCGACGCGCTGTTCGCCGGCTGCCGCCTCGTCGTGGACGCCCTCGACGAGATCCCCTCGCGCCTCGTCCTCCAGCGCGCCGCCGCGCGTTGCGGGATCCCGTTCATCCACGGCGCCGTCGCGGGGTGGATCGGCGAACTGATGACGGTCTTCCCCGGGGACCCGGGCCTGGAGGCGCTCTACGGGGGGGAGGGACCGGCGTCGAGGAAGGGGATCGAGGTGGAGCTCGGCGTTTCGACCCCGACCCCCGCCGCGGTCGCGGCGATGCAGGCGGCCGAAGCGGTGAAGATCATCGCCGGGATCGGGGAACCGGTGCGGAACAGGGTCCTCTTCATCGATCTCGCCGCGGGGACGACCTGTTCCGTTCCGCTCGGTCCCGGGGGAGGCGCGGGGTGA
- a CDS encoding M23 family metallopeptidase, translating to MWGFDWRPRDRAESAREVARFRVEAQPVAGAPIRRPEGEFGAARRSGISYHKGVDYLAPPGTPVRAAAAGFICYNEMNGGPDSGYGYTVLIDHANNFYTLYAHLDGPSPLPVGRRVAAGERFAAVGRSGNAMRIPKEFQYQLHFEILHAPSGLIDLGGLRIIGLFSPHLITTLRQLGEAVYGSYLGGVLNPEEFGGDRCAP from the coding sequence ATCTGGGGCTTTGACTGGCGCCCGCGCGACCGGGCGGAGTCGGCCCGCGAGGTCGCCCGGTTCCGGGTCGAGGCGCAGCCGGTCGCCGGGGCGCCGATCCGGAGGCCCGAGGGGGAGTTCGGCGCGGCGCGCCGCAGCGGGATCTCCTACCACAAGGGGGTGGACTACCTCGCCCCGCCCGGGACCCCGGTGCGGGCGGCCGCCGCGGGGTTCATCTGCTACAACGAGATGAACGGCGGGCCCGACAGCGGCTACGGCTACACCGTGCTGATCGACCACGCGAACAACTTCTACACGCTCTATGCCCACCTCGACGGGCCGTCGCCGCTGCCGGTCGGGCGCCGGGTGGCGGCGGGGGAGCGGTTCGCGGCGGTCGGGCGGAGCGGCAACGCGATGCGGATACCGAAAGAGTTCCAATACCAGCTCCATTTTGAGATACTGCATGCGCCGTCGGGGCTCATCGACCTCGGGGGGCTTCGGATCATCGGCCTCTTCAGCCCCCACCTGATCACGACGCTGCGGCAGCTCGGCGAGGCGGTCTACGGGAGCTACCTGGGGGGGGTGCTGAACCCCGAGGAGTTCGGAGGGGATCGATGCGCGCCTTGA
- a CDS encoding ATP-binding protein produces the protein MAGTRAASDSITVIIPSNPRYLRAVRSLLDEIAYEMRFPAKARSEIVHAVDEACTNVIKHGYGGNLDKKIVLILRERADRLEITIKDFGKKVHPARIRSRDLHDVKPGGLGVYFIRQSMDLVWYDTSPRVGTVLTMVKYLKKPGRR, from the coding sequence ATGGCGGGCACGCGCGCGGCTTCCGACAGCATCACGGTGATCATCCCCAGCAATCCACGCTACCTCAGGGCGGTGCGCTCCCTTCTCGACGAGATCGCCTACGAGATGAGGTTCCCGGCGAAGGCGCGGAGCGAGATCGTCCACGCTGTCGACGAGGCGTGCACCAACGTCATCAAGCACGGGTACGGCGGCAACCTCGACAAGAAGATCGTGCTCATCCTCCGGGAGCGCGCCGACCGGCTCGAGATCACCATCAAGGATTTCGGCAAGAAGGTCCACCCGGCGCGCATCCGTTCCCGGGACCTGCACGACGTCAAGCCCGGCGGGCTCGGCGTCTATTTCATCCGGCAGTCGATGGACCTGGTCTGGTACGACACGAGCCCGCGCGTCGGGACCGTGCTGACGATGGTCAAGTATCTGAAGAAACCGGGACGCAGGTAG
- a CDS encoding DUF3307 domain-containing protein yields the protein MLLFKLLVLAHLVADFPLQSARVYRMKLTRLAGQLPHAGIALATTVCVCYPLAGDWSFWAFAAAVASLHLLIDALKVDLSARGVLGGGLWAFCADQALHLATLATVFLTPLPDSPALRGTLPARLDEAGILTPAILFVAATFGGVYLLSAARRTLFETCAETPPPGGAEKYYGAAERGALFLAMAAGGWWLVLVPLVLLLRIPAANRAAKRFRPEPFLTSSRNAAGNLLLAAACAAAAVLASRA from the coding sequence ATGCTCCTCTTCAAGCTCCTCGTGCTCGCGCACCTCGTCGCCGATTTCCCGCTCCAGTCCGCCCGCGTCTACCGGATGAAACTGACGCGCCTTGCGGGCCAGCTCCCGCACGCGGGCATCGCCTTGGCGACGACGGTGTGTGTCTGCTACCCGCTCGCGGGGGACTGGTCGTTCTGGGCGTTCGCCGCCGCGGTCGCGTCGCTCCATCTTCTGATCGACGCCTTGAAGGTGGATCTCTCCGCGCGCGGCGTCTTGGGGGGAGGCCTCTGGGCTTTTTGCGCCGATCAGGCGCTGCACCTCGCGACGCTCGCGACGGTCTTCCTCACCCCGCTCCCGGATTCCCCGGCGCTCCGGGGAACTCTCCCCGCCCGGCTCGACGAGGCGGGGATCCTGACCCCCGCGATCCTGTTCGTGGCGGCGACCTTCGGCGGCGTGTACCTGCTGAGCGCGGCGCGTCGGACGCTGTTCGAGACGTGCGCCGAAACGCCCCCGCCGGGGGGCGCCGAGAAGTACTACGGCGCGGCCGAGCGGGGCGCGCTCTTTTTGGCGATGGCGGCGGGCGGATGGTGGCTCGTTCTCGTCCCGCTCGTGCTGCTCCTCCGCATCCCGGCCGCGAACCGCGCCGCGAAGCGCTTCCGCCCGGAGCCGTTCCTCACGTCGTCCCGCAACGCCGCGGGCAATCTCCTGCTCGCCGCCGCGTGCGCCGCCGCGGCCGTCCTTGCCTCCCGCGCCTGA